The DNA segment TCTCGATCTTGGTGAGCTTGGTGTCGTCTGGGAAGGAGGGGAGCACGCTGCGCAGCGCGTCCAGCGCCGCGTTCAGGTTGTGCATGCGGTTGCGCTCGCGGTCGTTGGCCTTGACGCGCCGGCTCCTGCGCAGCGAGTGCAGCAGCGCCTCCGAGCGCACCCGTGCGCGGCCCCTGCGCCGCCGCCTCTCCTGCTCATCGTCCTGGGCCCGAGGAGTGTCTGATGTGACCGGAATCCCGGGTGCGCCCCTGCGGGCCGGCTCAGGCGGCCCCGAGGCGGACGCGGAGGGCTGGAGCCTGGCACCGTCCTCCTCGTCGGTGAGGAAGCCAGACAGGTCGCTGGtgctgctgccgccgctgctGGCACAGTCGAGGTCCGAGATGCAGGTCTCCAGAGGGGCTGGCATCGCGACGTTGTGCAAGACCGACAGACAGATAAGAGGGCACTTAGGGGGCAGGAGCAGGGCCGCCGGGGCGCACTTACGTTCCGAACGGCCTGGGCCTACTCTGGGCCGCTGCAGGCGCCGAGGCCTGGAAGGGCGCAGCGGCGCACCGGGAACTTGGCCTCAGCTTCTCTCCGGCAGGGGCCACGCTCCCGCCGGTCTCCCGAGTGATCTCGCCG comes from the Phacochoerus africanus isolate WHEZ1 chromosome 4, ROS_Pafr_v1, whole genome shotgun sequence genome and includes:
- the NEUROG1 gene encoding neurogenin-1 → MPAPLETCISDLDCASSGGSSTSDLSGFLTDEEDGARLQPSASASGPPEPARRGAPGIPVTSDTPRAQDDEQERRRRRGRARVRSEALLHSLRRSRRVKANDRERNRMHNLNAALDALRSVLPSFPDDTKLTKIETLRFAYNYIWALAETLRLADQGLSGGGARERLLQPQCAPCLPGPPSPSSDAESWGSGAAASPCAAAASPLSDPSSPAASEDFTYGPGDPLFSFPGLPKDLLHTTPCFIHYH